A genomic stretch from Kribbella amoyensis includes:
- a CDS encoding ATP-binding cassette domain-containing protein codes for MSTTTGFADEATTSPTTPIVHLEDIGKSYGNIHALRGVSLSVRQGEITCVLGDNGAGKSTLIKIIAGLHDYTSGTMSVNGQERHFSSPRESLDSGIATVYQDLALAPLMSVWRNFFLGNELTKGPFGLLDAARMKRIAQEELTRMGISIPDLEQPVGKLSGGQRQCVAIARAIHFGAKVLILDEPTAALGVNQSGIVLKYVVKARDAGIGVVFITHNPHHAYLVGNHFVVLKLGRVALDTQRADITLEQLTTEMAGGSELEALSHELRAVDPTAPTDEVTASAEAGRESRTDKGDG; via the coding sequence ATGAGCACCACCACGGGATTCGCCGACGAGGCGACCACCAGCCCGACCACGCCGATCGTGCATCTGGAGGACATCGGCAAGAGCTACGGCAACATCCATGCCCTGCGGGGAGTGTCGTTGTCGGTCCGGCAGGGCGAGATCACCTGCGTGCTCGGCGACAACGGTGCCGGCAAGTCGACGTTGATCAAGATCATCGCCGGCCTGCACGACTACACCTCCGGCACCATGTCGGTGAACGGTCAGGAGCGGCACTTCTCGTCACCGCGCGAGTCCCTCGACAGCGGGATCGCGACCGTCTACCAGGATCTCGCCCTGGCGCCGCTGATGTCGGTCTGGCGGAACTTCTTCCTGGGCAACGAGCTGACCAAGGGCCCGTTCGGCCTGCTGGACGCGGCCCGGATGAAGCGGATCGCGCAGGAGGAGCTGACCAGGATGGGGATCTCGATCCCCGACCTGGAACAGCCCGTCGGCAAGTTGTCGGGTGGTCAGCGCCAATGTGTCGCGATCGCCCGGGCGATCCACTTCGGCGCGAAGGTGCTGATCCTGGACGAGCCGACGGCGGCGCTCGGCGTGAACCAGTCGGGCATCGTGCTCAAGTACGTCGTCAAGGCGCGGGACGCGGGGATCGGCGTCGTCTTCATCACGCACAACCCGCACCACGCGTACCTGGTCGGCAACCACTTCGTCGTGCTCAAGCTCGGCCGGGTCGCGCTGGACACGCAGCGGGCCGACATCACGTTGGAGCAGCTCACCACGGAGATGGCCGGCGGTTCGGAGCTGGAGGCGCTCAGCCACGAGCTGCGCGCCGTCGACCCGACCGCCCCCACCGACGAGGTGACGGCGTCGGCCGAGGCGGGGCGGGAATCGCGGACGGACAAGGGAGACGGATGA
- the iolD gene encoding 3D-(3,5/4)-trihydroxycyclohexane-1,2-dione acylhydrolase (decyclizing) gives MTVRLTVAQALVRFLSVQYSERDGERQKLFAGCFGIFGHGNVAGLGQALLQSELDDPTALPYILARNEQAMVHTAAAFARTRDRLQTYACTASIGPGSTNMITGAALATVNRLPVLLLPSDVFATRVATPVLQELESFAAGDVSVNDAFRPVSKYFDRVWRPEQLPSALLNAMRVLTDPVETGAVTLALPQDVQAEAYDWPEELFAERTWYVARPLPEASIVDKAVELLKASERPLIVAGGGVAYSRAQDALREFAEATGIPVAESQAGKGSLRYDHPQSVGAVGSTGTTAANALARDADLVIGIGTRYGDFTTASRTAFQNPDVKFVNINVARFDGGKHAGLPLVADAREALVSLRSAIGDWSVRGTYTASASELAKKWDEVVDNAYNPPAEVTGKLAEGLLTQGEVLGAVNELSAPSDVVVCAAGSMPGDLHKLWRTRDPKGYHVEYGYSCMGYEIAGGLGVRLGAPDRDVFVLVGDGSYLMMSSELATAVQEDLKIIVVLVQNHGFASIGALSESLGSQRFGTAYRKRTGDGRLDGDHLPVDLAANVRSFGVEVLEVSSRAELEKAIHTAKAATGPIAIHVSTDPLIGAPGSDSWWDVPVSQVSELRSTQAAAAEYEESKKIQRPLLAPVRRES, from the coding sequence ATGACGGTACGGCTCACGGTCGCGCAGGCGCTGGTGCGATTCCTGAGCGTCCAGTACTCGGAGCGGGACGGGGAACGGCAGAAGCTGTTCGCCGGCTGCTTCGGGATCTTCGGGCACGGCAACGTCGCGGGTCTCGGCCAGGCGTTGCTGCAGTCCGAGCTCGACGACCCCACGGCGCTGCCGTACATCCTGGCGCGCAACGAGCAGGCGATGGTGCACACCGCCGCCGCGTTCGCCCGGACCCGGGACCGGCTGCAGACCTACGCCTGCACCGCGAGTATCGGGCCCGGCTCGACCAACATGATCACCGGGGCCGCCCTGGCGACGGTCAACCGGCTGCCCGTCCTGCTGCTGCCGTCGGACGTGTTCGCGACCCGCGTCGCGACGCCGGTGCTGCAGGAACTGGAGAGCTTCGCGGCCGGCGACGTGTCGGTGAACGACGCCTTCCGCCCGGTGTCGAAGTACTTCGACCGGGTCTGGCGGCCGGAGCAGCTGCCGTCGGCCCTGCTGAACGCGATGCGCGTGCTCACCGATCCGGTGGAGACCGGCGCGGTGACGCTCGCGCTGCCGCAGGACGTGCAGGCCGAGGCGTACGACTGGCCGGAGGAGCTGTTCGCCGAGCGCACCTGGTACGTCGCGCGCCCGTTGCCTGAGGCATCGATTGTCGACAAAGCGGTAGAGCTCCTCAAGGCCTCGGAGCGGCCGTTGATCGTGGCCGGTGGTGGGGTCGCCTACTCCCGGGCGCAGGACGCGTTGCGCGAGTTCGCGGAAGCGACCGGCATCCCGGTGGCGGAAAGCCAAGCGGGCAAGGGATCGCTGCGCTACGACCACCCGCAGTCGGTCGGCGCGGTCGGCTCGACCGGAACCACGGCAGCGAACGCGCTGGCGCGCGACGCCGACCTGGTGATCGGCATCGGCACCCGGTACGGCGACTTCACGACGGCGTCGCGGACGGCCTTCCAGAACCCGGACGTGAAGTTCGTCAACATCAACGTGGCGCGGTTCGACGGTGGTAAGCATGCGGGCCTTCCTCTCGTCGCGGATGCTCGGGAAGCCCTTGTTTCCTTGCGATCCGCGATCGGTGACTGGAGTGTGCGGGGAACATACACGGCTTCGGCCTCCGAGCTGGCGAAGAAGTGGGACGAGGTTGTGGACAACGCCTACAACCCACCCGCGGAGGTGACCGGGAAGCTGGCCGAGGGACTGCTCACCCAGGGCGAGGTGCTCGGTGCCGTCAACGAATTGTCGGCGCCGTCTGATGTGGTGGTCTGTGCCGCCGGATCGATGCCCGGCGACCTGCACAAACTCTGGCGGACCCGCGACCCGAAGGGATACCACGTCGAATATGGCTATTCCTGCATGGGTTACGAGATCGCCGGCGGGCTGGGCGTCCGGCTCGGTGCCCCGGACCGGGACGTGTTCGTCCTGGTCGGCGACGGGTCGTACCTGATGATGTCGAGCGAGCTGGCCACGGCCGTCCAGGAGGACCTGAAGATCATCGTCGTCCTGGTGCAGAACCACGGCTTCGCCTCCATCGGCGCGCTGTCGGAGTCCCTCGGGTCGCAGCGCTTCGGCACGGCGTACCGCAAGCGCACCGGGGACGGCCGGCTCGACGGCGACCACCTGCCCGTGGATCTGGCCGCCAACGTGCGCAGCTTCGGCGTCGAGGTGCTCGAGGTGAGCAGCCGGGCCGAGCTGGAGAAGGCGATCCACACCGCGAAGGCGGCGACCGGGCCGATCGCGATCCACGTCAGCACGGATCCGTTGATCGGTGCCCCGGGCAGCGACTCGTGGTGGGACGTTCCGGTGAGCCAGGTGTCGGAGCTGCGGTCCACCCAGGCCGCCGCCGCGGAGTACGAGGAGTCCAAGAAGATCCAGCGGCCGCTGCTGGCCCCGGTCCGACGGGAGTCCTGA
- a CDS encoding ABC transporter permease, whose protein sequence is MASTITTPVAGDDRVSARSIGARLLSRPEIGSLVGALVILVFFVVTAPPFRDIDNTGTILYQAALIGVMAVPVSLLMIGGEFDLSAGVAVTTAGLTAGLFAYQFSLNVWVGVVIALVLALLIGLFNGWLLMRTGLPSFLVTLGTFFILQGLNIAVTRLASGAVASNSISDMDGFASAKAVFASEFQLGGITIKIIVVWWIVFVAIAAWVLQRTRIGNWIFAVGGDAAAARAVGVPVKRVKIGLFMTVGFFAWFAGMQLLFNSNGVVQSGEGVGKEFLYIIAAVVGGCLLTGGYGSVVGAAIGALIFGMVQLGVVYAGWNPDWFKAFLGAMLLLATIVNLVVRSKAEAR, encoded by the coding sequence ATGGCATCGACCATCACCACACCGGTGGCCGGGGACGACCGGGTCTCGGCACGGTCGATCGGCGCCCGGTTGCTCAGCCGGCCCGAGATCGGCTCGCTCGTCGGCGCGTTGGTGATCCTGGTGTTCTTCGTCGTCACCGCGCCGCCATTCCGTGACATCGACAACACCGGCACGATCCTGTACCAGGCCGCCCTGATCGGTGTCATGGCCGTCCCGGTGTCGCTGCTGATGATCGGCGGCGAGTTCGACCTGTCGGCCGGTGTGGCCGTGACGACGGCCGGGCTCACCGCCGGTCTGTTCGCCTACCAGTTCAGCCTCAACGTCTGGGTCGGCGTCGTCATCGCCCTGGTGCTGGCGCTGCTGATCGGCCTGTTCAACGGCTGGCTGCTGATGCGGACCGGACTGCCGAGCTTCCTGGTGACCCTCGGCACCTTCTTCATCCTGCAGGGCCTGAACATCGCGGTGACCCGGCTGGCCTCCGGCGCGGTCGCGTCGAACTCGATCAGCGACATGGACGGGTTCGCGTCGGCCAAGGCGGTGTTCGCCTCCGAGTTCCAGCTCGGCGGGATCACGATCAAGATCATCGTCGTCTGGTGGATCGTGTTCGTCGCGATCGCGGCCTGGGTGCTGCAGCGGACCAGGATCGGCAACTGGATCTTCGCCGTCGGCGGGGACGCGGCCGCGGCCCGGGCGGTCGGGGTGCCGGTGAAGCGGGTCAAGATCGGCCTGTTCATGACCGTCGGCTTCTTCGCCTGGTTCGCCGGGATGCAGTTGCTGTTCAACTCCAACGGCGTGGTGCAGTCCGGTGAGGGGGTCGGCAAGGAGTTCCTCTACATCATCGCGGCGGTCGTCGGCGGCTGCCTGCTCACCGGCGGGTACGGCTCCGTGGTGGGCGCGGCGATCGGGGCGCTGATCTTCGGCATGGTCCAGCTCGGCGTGGTGTACGCGGGCTGGAACCCGGACTGGTTCAAGGCGTTCCTGGGCGCGATGTTGCTGCTGGCCACGATCGTGAACCTGGTCGTCCGGAGCAAGGCGGAGGCGAGATGA
- a CDS encoding sugar ABC transporter substrate-binding protein, whose product MVRWQNKAVAAGAAVVLAAALVACSSSGGKQEEQKSGGAAGNVANTPRIKVALITHSGPGDTFWDIVRRGAEAAAQKDNVELQYSADPDGAAQANLVQTAIDSKVDGIAVTLNKPDAVMPNVKKAVAAGIPVTVLNGGLDVWQGSGALGYFGQDERIAGEAAGTRLKQEGAKKVICIIHEQGNVSLESRCQGIKDKFGAAVENLNVNGTDIPGTQATVTSKLQQDKTADYVVGLNAGITLAAVQAAKDAGSSAKIASFDMSKEMVKAIQDGTVQWTVDQQPYLQGYLAVDSIWLYRTNGDTIGGGQATLTGPAFIDKDNVTAVEKYAAAGTR is encoded by the coding sequence ATGGTTCGGTGGCAGAACAAGGCGGTGGCGGCGGGGGCGGCGGTCGTGCTGGCCGCGGCGCTGGTCGCCTGCAGTTCCTCCGGTGGCAAGCAGGAGGAGCAGAAGTCCGGGGGGGCCGCGGGCAACGTCGCGAACACCCCACGGATCAAGGTGGCGCTGATCACCCACTCGGGTCCCGGTGACACCTTCTGGGACATCGTCCGCCGCGGTGCCGAGGCGGCCGCGCAGAAGGACAACGTCGAACTCCAGTACTCGGCCGACCCCGACGGCGCCGCCCAGGCCAACCTGGTGCAGACGGCGATCGACTCGAAGGTCGACGGCATCGCGGTCACGCTGAACAAGCCCGACGCGGTGATGCCGAACGTGAAGAAGGCCGTCGCCGCCGGCATCCCGGTGACGGTGCTGAACGGCGGCCTGGACGTCTGGCAGGGCTCCGGCGCACTCGGGTACTTCGGCCAGGACGAGCGGATCGCGGGTGAGGCCGCCGGGACCAGGCTCAAGCAGGAGGGTGCGAAGAAGGTCATCTGCATCATCCACGAGCAGGGCAACGTCAGCCTGGAGTCCCGGTGCCAGGGCATCAAGGACAAGTTCGGCGCCGCGGTCGAGAACCTGAACGTCAACGGCACCGACATCCCGGGGACGCAGGCGACCGTCACCTCGAAGCTGCAGCAGGACAAGACCGCCGACTACGTGGTCGGGCTGAACGCCGGGATCACCCTGGCCGCCGTCCAGGCCGCCAAGGACGCCGGGTCGTCGGCCAAGATCGCCAGCTTCGACATGAGCAAGGAGATGGTCAAGGCGATCCAGGACGGCACCGTGCAGTGGACCGTCGACCAGCAGCCGTACCTGCAGGGGTACCTGGCGGTGGACTCGATCTGGCTCTACCGGACCAACGGCGACACCATCGGCGGTGGCCAGGCGACGCTGACGGGACCGGCGTTCATCGACAAGGACAACGTCACGGCGGTCGAGAAGTACGCCGCGGCGGGGACGCGCTGA
- a CDS encoding beta-N-acetylglucosaminidase domain-containing protein produces the protein MRLLLSAVSVLAVVTTVAVVAPSLATAAPPPPAGPISPEPQQLTPRPDGFPLTPVVGLVRSDRSDADAERVVRETLQRAGVKTVRTTDGADPNTPTTIWLGQADPVLTELRVDNSAELPAEGYVLAAGRDRAGRGHVVLDGADTDGTYYAAQSLAQLVQPRPGQDWVPGVAVRDWPTMRYRGSIEGFYGTPWSHADRLDHLDYLGAHRMNTYEYAPKDDPYHRDRWRDPYPADKLAQLGELVTRALRNKVDFTFALSPGLDICYTADADFQAIVAKFEALYSLGARSFNVPLDDIDYNNWHCDADRAKYGTGGGAAGRAQSDLLNRVQREWVETKPDVAPLQMVPTEYYNITESPYKKALREQLDSDVVVHWTGVGVVPKTITAAQAAQAKAVFGHDILIWDNYPVNDYAAGRLLLAGYSGREPAIAEHVAGVISNPMNQAAVSKVALYSFAELGWNPAKYNVRASWLRALTERAGGDPATTEALQVFADLNTYDGTLHPESAPELGAAVDAFWQTWSTGKRSTALSVLRPRVAAVAAAPAVIRQGVVDPAFTAEAESWLKATELWGRAMHRGLDLLAALDQGNGASAWTARQEITALVTQAKAIRDSRAPHNGTYPRIGERVIDEFLAETGRIHDRWLGVVPGRTATTNLGTYQDNVPARMTDGDPATFFWSNGSPGPGSEVRVDLGVASEIGDVAVLMGKSSSPNDYIRSGALEYSVDGTRWTELIRATTAEVRATAPAGTTARYVRYRSLSASDFWLVVREFSVEAIGGKKTTLAVTGTPAPAEGSSFQRAADGNVETGYVPANAPANGDALVATLSAPRELAGLTVLQNENAVGSATVEIQVGGEWRPVGDVSTAFAELDTADALAEAIRLVWKSGTPSVAELVPRWSDEPVVELTVGDDRADVVGGLASNFVVEAAPGRAETVSGTLAVTVPAGWSVTPASTSLTVKRGFAQSVPVKVTPPADAALGDVDIPVTFTTGDEVAEAVLRVAVRPKTSTTNAALGRPATASGVEPGTSFTADLAVDGNATTRWASGYDDSSWLQVDLGSRTRVGKVVLTWETAFGSAYEVQVSDDGTTWTKAAEVTGGDGGTDTVWLDATGRYLRMQGVDRATTYGYSLYELAVYPKAT, from the coding sequence ATGCGTCTGCTCCTGTCCGCTGTCAGCGTCCTCGCCGTGGTGACTACCGTCGCCGTCGTGGCCCCCAGCCTCGCTACCGCCGCCCCGCCACCACCGGCAGGCCCCATCTCCCCCGAACCGCAGCAACTCACCCCCAGACCCGACGGCTTCCCGCTCACCCCCGTCGTCGGTCTCGTCCGCAGCGACCGCTCCGACGCGGACGCCGAGCGCGTGGTCCGGGAAACGCTCCAGCGCGCCGGGGTGAAGACCGTCCGCACCACCGACGGCGCCGACCCGAACACGCCCACCACCATCTGGCTCGGCCAGGCCGACCCCGTACTCACCGAGTTGCGCGTCGACAACAGCGCCGAGCTCCCCGCCGAGGGCTACGTACTCGCCGCCGGCCGCGACCGAGCCGGGCGCGGGCACGTGGTGCTCGACGGTGCCGACACCGACGGTACGTACTACGCCGCGCAGTCGCTCGCCCAGCTCGTCCAGCCCCGTCCCGGTCAGGACTGGGTCCCCGGTGTCGCCGTGCGGGACTGGCCGACCATGCGATACCGCGGTTCGATCGAGGGGTTCTACGGCACGCCCTGGTCGCACGCCGACCGGCTCGACCATCTCGACTACCTCGGCGCGCACCGGATGAACACGTACGAGTACGCGCCCAAGGACGACCCGTACCACCGCGACCGCTGGCGGGATCCGTACCCCGCGGACAAGCTCGCCCAGCTCGGCGAACTCGTCACCCGCGCGCTGCGGAACAAGGTGGACTTCACCTTCGCGCTCTCCCCGGGCCTCGACATCTGCTACACGGCGGACGCGGACTTCCAGGCGATCGTGGCAAAGTTCGAGGCGCTGTACTCGCTCGGTGCGCGGTCTTTCAACGTGCCGCTGGACGACATCGACTACAACAACTGGCACTGCGACGCCGACCGCGCGAAGTACGGCACGGGTGGGGGCGCCGCCGGTCGAGCGCAGAGCGACCTGCTCAACCGGGTGCAGCGGGAGTGGGTGGAGACCAAGCCGGACGTGGCTCCGCTGCAGATGGTCCCCACCGAGTACTACAACATCACCGAATCCCCGTACAAGAAGGCGTTGCGGGAGCAGCTCGACTCCGACGTGGTCGTGCACTGGACGGGTGTCGGGGTGGTGCCGAAGACGATCACCGCGGCCCAGGCGGCGCAGGCGAAGGCCGTGTTCGGACACGACATCCTGATCTGGGACAACTACCCGGTGAACGACTACGCGGCCGGACGGCTCCTGCTGGCCGGATACAGCGGACGCGAACCTGCCATCGCCGAACACGTCGCGGGCGTGATCTCGAATCCGATGAACCAGGCAGCCGTCAGCAAGGTCGCGCTGTACTCGTTCGCCGAGCTCGGCTGGAACCCGGCCAAGTACAACGTCCGCGCCTCCTGGCTCCGCGCGCTCACCGAACGCGCCGGCGGCGACCCTGCGACCACCGAGGCACTCCAGGTCTTCGCGGACCTCAACACGTACGACGGCACCCTGCATCCGGAGAGCGCGCCCGAGCTCGGTGCGGCGGTGGACGCCTTCTGGCAGACCTGGAGTACGGGCAAACGCTCCACCGCGCTGTCCGTACTACGTCCCCGGGTGGCCGCCGTCGCCGCTGCCCCGGCCGTGATCCGTCAAGGCGTCGTCGACCCCGCGTTCACGGCCGAGGCGGAATCATGGCTCAAGGCAACGGAACTCTGGGGCCGGGCGATGCACCGTGGTCTCGATCTGCTCGCCGCCCTCGACCAGGGCAACGGCGCGTCCGCGTGGACGGCGCGCCAGGAGATCACCGCCCTGGTCACCCAGGCGAAGGCGATCCGGGACAGCCGCGCACCGCACAACGGCACCTACCCGCGGATCGGCGAACGGGTGATCGACGAGTTCCTGGCCGAGACCGGGCGGATCCACGATCGCTGGCTCGGCGTCGTCCCCGGACGGACCGCGACCACGAATCTCGGCACCTACCAGGACAACGTGCCCGCCCGGATGACCGACGGCGACCCGGCCACGTTCTTCTGGAGCAACGGCAGCCCTGGTCCCGGCTCCGAGGTGCGGGTCGACCTCGGCGTCGCGTCCGAGATCGGCGACGTCGCGGTCCTGATGGGCAAGTCGTCGAGCCCGAACGACTACATCCGCTCCGGCGCCCTGGAGTACTCGGTCGACGGCACCCGCTGGACCGAACTCATCCGCGCTACGACGGCAGAGGTCCGTGCGACCGCTCCGGCGGGGACCACGGCGCGGTACGTCCGGTACCGGTCGTTGTCGGCCAGCGACTTCTGGCTCGTGGTCCGCGAGTTCTCCGTCGAGGCGATCGGCGGAAAGAAGACGACGCTGGCCGTGACCGGTACACCGGCACCCGCCGAGGGTTCGTCGTTCCAGCGCGCCGCGGACGGCAACGTGGAGACCGGCTACGTCCCCGCAAACGCTCCGGCCAACGGTGACGCGTTGGTCGCCACCCTCTCCGCACCGCGCGAGCTGGCCGGCCTGACCGTGTTGCAGAACGAGAACGCAGTCGGATCCGCCACCGTCGAGATCCAGGTCGGCGGGGAGTGGCGACCAGTCGGCGATGTCTCCACCGCCTTCGCCGAGCTCGACACCGCGGACGCCCTGGCCGAAGCGATCCGCCTGGTCTGGAAGAGCGGCACGCCGTCGGTCGCCGAACTCGTCCCGCGCTGGTCCGACGAACCGGTGGTCGAGCTGACCGTCGGCGACGACCGCGCCGATGTCGTCGGAGGTTTGGCGTCAAACTTCGTCGTCGAAGCGGCGCCTGGTCGAGCCGAGACGGTGAGCGGCACGTTGGCCGTTACGGTGCCGGCCGGGTGGTCGGTCACTCCGGCGAGCACCTCACTGACCGTGAAGCGCGGCTTCGCCCAATCCGTCCCGGTCAAGGTGACACCGCCTGCCGACGCGGCTCTCGGTGACGTCGACATCCCCGTCACCTTCACAACGGGCGACGAGGTGGCCGAGGCAGTCCTCCGGGTCGCCGTGCGGCCGAAGACGTCCACCACCAACGCAGCGCTGGGTCGTCCGGCCACCGCGTCCGGCGTCGAACCGGGAACGTCGTTCACCGCCGATCTCGCCGTCGACGGCAACGCGACAACGCGATGGGCCTCGGGGTACGACGACTCCTCGTGGCTCCAGGTGGACCTCGGGAGCAGGACCCGGGTCGGCAAGGTCGTGCTGACCTGGGAGACCGCGTTCGGCTCGGCGTACGAGGTGCAGGTGTCCGACGACGGGACGACCTGGACGAAGGCGGCCGAGGTCACCGGCGGGGACGGCGGGACCGATACGGTCTGGCTCGACGCGACCGGGCGCTATCTGCGGATGCAGGGCGTCGATCGCGCGACGACGTACGGGTACTCGCTGTACGAGCTGGCCGTCTACCCGAAGGCCACGTAG
- a CDS encoding Gfo/Idh/MocA family protein, giving the protein MKDLRIGIIGVGTMGADHAERVARKISGARLVAVSDPDTDRAAAVAAPLGDVRVIGDPLALIGAPDVDAVIIASPGFAHAEQLAACLEHGKPTLCEKPLTMDTESSLRVVEAEHKLGRPLIQVGFMRRFDPEYAALKRLLDSGELGRPLLLHNVHRNKTSAPHFRSEMIVRDSLVHEVDVTRWLFGEEITRVTVHAPKPTGLVADGVLDPQFAVFELANGALADVEVFVNFQVGYEVRCEAVGERGSATIGLGVDVLTRSAGHWGGAVPEDYRTRFATAYDVEVQRWADAAARGGIDGPTAWDGYAAAAVCTAGLESLAEGRPVAVELARRDEVLG; this is encoded by the coding sequence ATGAAGGACCTCAGGATCGGCATCATCGGCGTCGGCACGATGGGGGCCGATCACGCCGAGCGGGTGGCGCGGAAGATCTCCGGTGCGCGCCTGGTCGCGGTGTCGGATCCCGACACGGACCGGGCCGCCGCCGTGGCCGCGCCGCTCGGCGACGTCCGGGTGATCGGCGACCCACTGGCGTTGATCGGCGCGCCGGACGTGGACGCGGTGATCATCGCCTCGCCCGGGTTCGCGCATGCCGAGCAGTTGGCGGCCTGCCTGGAGCACGGCAAGCCCACGCTCTGCGAGAAGCCGCTGACGATGGACACCGAGTCGTCGCTGCGGGTGGTCGAGGCCGAGCACAAGCTCGGCCGGCCGTTGATCCAGGTCGGTTTCATGCGCCGCTTCGATCCGGAGTACGCGGCGTTGAAACGGCTGCTCGACTCCGGCGAGCTCGGCCGGCCGCTGTTGCTGCACAACGTGCACCGCAACAAGACCTCGGCCCCGCATTTCCGCAGCGAGATGATCGTGCGGGACTCGCTGGTGCACGAGGTCGACGTGACCCGCTGGCTGTTCGGCGAGGAGATCACCCGGGTCACCGTGCACGCACCGAAGCCGACCGGACTGGTCGCGGACGGTGTGCTCGACCCGCAGTTCGCGGTGTTCGAGCTGGCGAACGGCGCCCTGGCCGACGTGGAGGTGTTCGTCAACTTCCAGGTCGGGTACGAGGTGCGCTGCGAGGCCGTCGGTGAGCGGGGCAGCGCGACCATCGGCCTCGGGGTCGACGTGCTGACCAGGTCGGCCGGACACTGGGGAGGAGCGGTGCCGGAGGACTACCGGACCCGCTTCGCGACCGCGTACGACGTCGAGGTGCAGCGCTGGGCCGACGCCGCGGCACGGGGTGGGATCGACGGTCCGACGGCCTGGGACGGGTACGCCGCGGCGGCCGTCTGTACGGCGGGGCTGGAGTCGCTGGCCGAGGGACGGCCGGTCGCGGTGGAGCTGGCACGACGTGACGAGGTGCTGGGGTGA
- a CDS encoding CoA-acylating methylmalonate-semialdehyde dehydrogenase: MSTERITHLIGGTPWAGVSERTSKVYNPATGEVTGELDLASAATVDEVVKVAHDASKAWGRTSLTKRAQVLFAFRELLNARKEEIAALITAEHGKVLSDALGEVTRGLEVVEFACGIPHLLKGGFSENVSTNVDVYSIRQPLGAVAVISPFNFPAMVPLWFVPIAVACGNSVVIKPSEKDPSAVNAVAALWKEAGLPDGVMNVVHGDKEAVDRLLEHPDIKAVSFVGSTPIARYVYERGTANGKRVQALGGAKNHMVVLPDADLDLTADAAVNAGFGSAGERCMAISALIAVEPVADDLIGKIKERMATLRTGDGTRGCDMGPLVTGAHRDKVVGYVEAGVDAGAELAVDGREGPFDGGDDGFWLGPTLFDKVTPDMSIYTDEIFGPVLSVVRVPSYDAALDLVNSNPYGNGTAIFTNDGGAARRYQTEVEVGMVGVNVPIPVPMAYYSFGGWKNSLFGDTHAHGAEGVHFFTRGKVVTSRWLDPSHGGLNLGFPTHD; encoded by the coding sequence GTGAGTACTGAGCGCATCACCCATCTGATCGGCGGGACGCCCTGGGCGGGGGTCTCGGAGCGCACCAGCAAGGTCTACAACCCGGCGACGGGTGAGGTCACCGGCGAGCTGGACCTGGCCTCGGCCGCGACCGTCGACGAGGTGGTCAAGGTCGCCCACGACGCGTCCAAGGCGTGGGGCCGGACGTCGCTCACCAAGCGCGCCCAGGTGCTGTTCGCGTTCCGCGAGCTGCTGAACGCGCGCAAGGAGGAGATCGCGGCGCTGATCACCGCCGAGCACGGCAAGGTGCTGTCCGACGCGCTCGGCGAGGTGACCCGCGGTCTGGAGGTGGTCGAGTTCGCCTGCGGGATCCCGCACCTGCTGAAGGGCGGGTTCAGCGAGAACGTCTCGACCAACGTCGACGTGTACTCGATCCGCCAGCCGCTCGGCGCGGTCGCGGTGATCTCGCCGTTCAACTTCCCGGCGATGGTGCCGCTCTGGTTCGTCCCGATTGCCGTTGCCTGTGGCAACAGCGTGGTGATCAAGCCGTCCGAGAAGGACCCGTCGGCGGTGAACGCGGTGGCCGCGTTGTGGAAGGAGGCGGGCCTGCCGGACGGCGTGATGAACGTCGTGCACGGCGACAAGGAGGCCGTCGACCGGCTGCTCGAGCACCCCGACATCAAGGCCGTCTCGTTCGTCGGCTCGACCCCGATCGCGCGCTACGTGTACGAGCGGGGCACGGCCAACGGCAAGCGCGTCCAGGCCCTCGGCGGCGCGAAGAACCACATGGTCGTGCTGCCCGACGCCGATCTGGACCTGACCGCCGACGCCGCGGTGAACGCCGGCTTCGGTTCCGCGGGGGAGCGCTGCATGGCGATCTCCGCGCTGATCGCGGTCGAGCCGGTGGCCGACGACCTGATCGGCAAGATCAAGGAGCGGATGGCGACGTTGCGGACCGGCGACGGCACCCGCGGCTGCGACATGGGTCCGCTGGTGACCGGCGCGCACCGCGACAAGGTCGTCGGATACGTCGAGGCCGGGGTCGACGCGGGCGCGGAGCTGGCGGTGGACGGTCGCGAGGGTCCGTTCGACGGCGGTGACGACGGCTTCTGGCTCGGCCCGACGCTGTTCGACAAGGTCACGCCGGACATGTCGATCTACACCGACGAGATCTTCGGACCGGTGCTCTCGGTGGTCCGCGTCCCCTCCTACGACGCCGCGCTCGACCTGGTGAACTCCAACCCGTACGGCAACGGCACGGCGATCTTCACCAACGACGGCGGCGCCGCCCGGCGGTACCAGACCGAGGTCGAGGTCGGCATGGTCGGCGTGAACGTGCCGATCCCGGTGCCGATGGCGTACTACTCGTTCGGCGGCTGGAAGAACTCGTTGTTCGGCGACACCCACGCGCACGGCGCCGAGGGCGTGCACTTCTTCACGCGCGGCAAGGTGGTCACGTCCCGCTGGCTCGATCCGTCCCACGGCGGCCTGAACCTGGGCTTCCCGACCCACGACTGA